The genomic stretch TATTCCTGGTACAACACCGTAAAGGCTGCCGCATCACCGGCAGCAACGCCACTCACCAGTGCATTGATATCATATGTTGTACGGTCCGGTCCCTGCATGGGCATTAAGCCTTTATCCCTACAATATTAGGCCAATTCATGTTTTTCATCAAACAGGGAAATAGGGGCCGCAGCTTATCTTCTGCGGAGTGCATTGTCCAGCGCCCATTTATTGGCAGGCAGGAACTGGATCAGTACCGCAAAAAAAGCAAGATGGATCAGCTGTGAAGGCAGTGCCTCCCAGTTCTCTACCATGGTAGTACCAAACAGCAGCAACAGCATCAGTGCGCCACCTGCAATGGCAGCCTGCCGGGTAAACAATCCCAGCAACACAAACAGGCCCACAATAAATTCTGCCAGCGGCAGCATATAGCTGAAGGGTACTACCAATGCCGGAGGCAGCATGGATTTTTC from Candidatus Pseudobacter hemicellulosilyticus encodes the following:
- a CDS encoding DoxX family protein, which gives rise to MNPVSFFLLRIGIGISMFGHGLVRLPKLRGFSAWMVGSFEKSMLPPALVVPFSYMLPLAEFIVGLFVLLGLFTRQAAIAGGALMLLLLFGTTMVENWEALPSQLIHLAFFAVLIQFLPANKWALDNALRRR